The Arctopsyche grandis isolate Sample6627 chromosome 12, ASM5162203v2, whole genome shotgun sequence genome includes the window acatagataaagtaataatatatagaacaaaaagcaaaagcaaaaaataagatgcaaaattacaaaaaaaaaaagaaaaaaaacaacatttaaacacaatcataaacAAAACAGTGATAAAATATTGGTGGATAAATGAacatttaaatctaatatataatttagaaacagactttgtattgttggttcgtaaatccacgACGTCAGCgaacaaattaatatacaaataaatttaaacaaaataaaactattcaaatacatttaataaaatgtttatattacaaataccgagcgaagccgggtaaatagaAAGATAATTGAATAAAGTAATGAGCCGAGCAAATGTCGTAAATATGTTCGCGACACGCTCTCTGAAATATCGACGACATCCCCCCAAGGCAATCCTAGGGGTACTGCCCGAGCTATGGAGGGGCGTCGTGTGGCTCGCCGATTGGTGAAAGATTGGATCACGCTGTATGTTTCCACGCCGTCAAATACCGCGGTATCAaccgctagtgttaacgctgccaaTTAGTGCTGTAAAATTCTCGGTAATAATCTTTTGGCGAATATTCTCCAAATCGagaattttcgagaatattcatttttagagcatctggagggcttttatataatactattccgttgcaatttcattaataataatttttaatattttgaatttcatatgTACAGAGAGAGGGTAAGCAAATGTGGCTTTTGAGTAGTTGGCGAAACACAACATAAATGTTACGCCTATTATGTAGTTTGTGTTAAAAGATTTAATGATTTCGgagataaattcaaagcaactTATTTATAGATCTGGAAGCAAAAGAAATCCAACTGACATTTTAGtgttaaatatcaagaaaataaaaataatttaaaaggtcaatataaaataggttgtggctatttgcaggtactatatctgcaaattattgactatttgcaggtactgtatctgcgaattattggctatttgcaggtactatatctgcgacaggcgtaAAGCCCTCTGCGCATGcacgtgaactgtcactgtcagcgtgtttactgttagaattttgttttaaacctcttaaaatttagttcgaactcgtaaaatgacgtagagtaaaaaatataatgcaaattagttaaatattattaattgttagaaaattattatcgtctacaacgtataatacctacatacaagtacaagtcgcgaactagctaaatgatataaatctattataataacgtgcgaaatttatttgccccatgtataatgaacgattgattaaacaagtctagcatacattaaacgTAAGAAATTATAGTTcatgcgcatgcgcagaaggctttgcgcctgtcgcagatatagtacctgcaaatagccacaaccaataaaataatgaaatattgtttaaaaaaaatactacttccggttacaGTTAGTATGATagctatcgttagtatgatgaacttttcggctgccagattttccgttatagagattttagtgacttttcgacgagcgctttgtgggcaatGATCGCTGaaccattatacatacatatatgattatattcgtacattttgttgggtgtggtttagctgtgacatacatatgtatgtcgaatcgaaacgactattatagtacggtgagcgttatcgcagatacacagacacacaaaatAGCGATATTGTATATATGCTGACGACAATGAAtgataattatttcaaattcctattaaaccttttaactaggagcaattaaaaaaaaattatctgctCCAATTTCTCAAAAACCACTCGTTGACTGTCGATGGGCaaaatattatctacatatctgTCATTCTCAGCGCTCATGCGTATTCAACATTCATTATTATTCAATGTTGTTTCTAATATACTCTGTCGtacgatggagtgcagactttgtcttTGCTCAGCTTCAACCGAAtctttcgtctccatccatgacaACCCTCATCCACTGGCCCAACGCATCAGGACCTATTGTAAGCTGCAGGTTGGTTACATTCAATTTTAACCCACTTCTATCATTTAGTCCAGTCTCATTACCACTTTTCAATTGCAGGTTGATGAATACGACGGGCTCCCAGATTCAATATGTTTATCCTGTGAAAGTAAACTTGAGTTGTTCAGCATTTTTCGAAACTGTTGTCTTCAAAGTGACGAAACGTCAAAACTGAGGTTAGGTGAGCGTTTGGATATCAAGACGAAAGAAATTTTTCTTCAAGACTTAATATGGAAAGACGATGAATCGGTTGTTAATTCGCCACCAAACATATATAGCGATACTCCTGTTAATAACGAAAGCAATGAATGGAAATCGTGTGCCACAGAACAAAGTGATTCTAAGCCAAACAtccttttaattgaaaatataaatgcaCCGGTAAAACTGATTTTCAttactataaaaatataatgtatctTAAATTCCAAAacgttcgttttattttatagatacaTGGAGGAACTATTTCATGTGATTGCAAAGCTGGAATTCCACTGGAAGACTCTCCACTACGGAAAACTTCAACACATTCTGAAACGAGAGTACGCCAAAAAAATCGTACACCATtcgagtgtgaaatttgttcaaaaactttCACGTATAAATCTACCTTTGACAGGCATTTGACGactcacactggggaaaaggcatttaaatgtgacatttgctcgAAATCGTTTGCTCTAAAACGAAATCTTGCCGCACACATAGAGTCTCACCTCGGGATAAAATctcacaaatgtgatatttgtttaaaaacattcGTTCTAAAGAGCTATCTCACAGCACACATGAAATCTCACACCGGGTTTAAAccgcacaaatgtgacatttgtttcaaatcattcgTTAAAAAGTGCTTCCTTGTGAAACACGAGAAATCTCACACCGGGGacaagccatacaaatgtgatatctgTTTAAGATCTTTTATTCATAAAAGTAGTTATGTTAAGCACATGAAATCTCACACTGAGATTAAACCGTACAAAtgcaacatttgtttaaaatcgtttaccaGTGAATCAAATCTTGCGACCCATGAAAAAtatcatactggggaaaaatcATACAAGTGTAgtatttgttttaagttgtttaATTGGAAACATAATCTTTCTGTACACATGAAAtctcatactgggataaaaccacacaaatgtaaaatttgtttgaaatcatttaccCGCAAATCAAATCTTGCAATACATGAAAAATATCATGCTTCATAATaactgtacaatttttttttacaaatgttcC containing:
- the LOC143919594 gene encoding uncharacterized protein LOC143919594 isoform X2 → MLFLIYSVVRWSADFVFAQLQPNLSSPSMTTLIHWPNASGPIVDEYDGLPDSICLSCESKLELFSIFRNCCLQSDETSKLRLGERLDIKTKEIFLQDLIWKDDESVVNSPPNIYSDTPVNNESNEWKSCATEQSDSKPNILLIENINAPIHGGTISCDCKAGIPLEDSPLRKTSTHSETRVRQKNRTPFECEICSKTFTYKSTFDRHLTTHTGEKAFKCDICSKSFALKRNLAAHIESHLGIKSHKCDICLKTFVLKSYLTAHMKSHTGFKPHKCDICFKSFVKKCFLVKHEKSHTGDKPYKCDICLRSFIHKSSYVKHMKSHTEIKPYKCNICLKSFTSESNLATHEKYHTGEKSYKCSICFKLFNWKHNLSVHMKSHTGIKPHKCKICLKSFTRKSNLAIHEKYHAS
- the LOC143919594 gene encoding uncharacterized protein LOC143919594 isoform X1, whose translation is MRIQHSLLFNVVSNILCRTMECRLCLCSASTESFVSIHDNPHPLAQRIRTYCKLQVDEYDGLPDSICLSCESKLELFSIFRNCCLQSDETSKLRLGERLDIKTKEIFLQDLIWKDDESVVNSPPNIYSDTPVNNESNEWKSCATEQSDSKPNILLIENINAPIHGGTISCDCKAGIPLEDSPLRKTSTHSETRVRQKNRTPFECEICSKTFTYKSTFDRHLTTHTGEKAFKCDICSKSFALKRNLAAHIESHLGIKSHKCDICLKTFVLKSYLTAHMKSHTGFKPHKCDICFKSFVKKCFLVKHEKSHTGDKPYKCDICLRSFIHKSSYVKHMKSHTEIKPYKCNICLKSFTSESNLATHEKYHTGEKSYKCSICFKLFNWKHNLSVHMKSHTGIKPHKCKICLKSFTRKSNLAIHEKYHAS